In Rhizobium sp. ZPR4, a genomic segment contains:
- the pncA gene encoding bifunctional nicotinamidase/pyrazinamidase: MKALLLIDIQNGFCPGGNLPVPDGDQVVPVANKLIDSGRYDLIVASQDWHPAGHGSFASSHSGKKPFEMGTLSGKPQMMWPDHCVQNSKDAEFHPALHLDAVDFIQQKGQNPAVDSYSAFRDNDQAALTGLAAYLRDKGVTELDLCGLATDYCVKFSALDAIEMLPDATVRFIEDASRGIDPAGVAVAIDDMRARGVAVISSQDALA, encoded by the coding sequence ATGAAAGCGCTGCTGCTCATCGATATCCAGAACGGCTTCTGCCCCGGCGGAAACCTGCCTGTACCGGATGGAGATCAGGTGGTGCCTGTCGCCAACAAGCTCATCGACAGCGGCAGATACGATCTGATCGTCGCCTCGCAGGACTGGCATCCGGCCGGCCACGGCAGCTTCGCCTCTTCTCATTCCGGCAAGAAGCCCTTCGAAATGGGCACGCTCTCTGGCAAGCCGCAGATGATGTGGCCCGACCACTGCGTCCAGAACAGCAAAGATGCCGAGTTCCACCCTGCCCTTCATCTCGATGCCGTCGATTTCATCCAGCAGAAGGGCCAGAACCCCGCGGTCGATAGCTATTCCGCCTTCCGTGACAATGACCAGGCAGCCCTTACCGGGCTGGCGGCTTATCTGCGCGACAAGGGTGTCACCGAACTCGATCTGTGCGGGCTGGCAACGGATTATTGCGTGAAGTTCTCCGCGCTCGACGCCATCGAAATGCTACCCGATGCCACCGTCCGCTTTATCGAGGATGCAAGCCGCGGCATCGATCCTGCCGGTGTCGCTGTGGCAATCGACGACATGCGAGCCCGTGGTGTCGCGGTGA